The Solibacillus daqui genome has a segment encoding these proteins:
- a CDS encoding lipoate--protein ligase: MYFIDNKGITDPRINLAIEEYVLKNMDIEKDDFLLFYINQPSIIIGKNQNTIEEINTDYVEANDILVVRRLSGGGAVYHDLNNLNFSFLTKDDGNSFSNYKKFTQPVVDALAKLGVNSELSGRNDILAEGKKVSGNAQYSTRGRMFSHGTLMFDLDIDAVVNSLKVKQDKIESKGIKSVRSRVANIIDFLPEKITVEQFRSEILKSIFGGEENIQYYELTEEDWENIHEISKNRYQLWEWNYGKSPRFNIQKTKRFPSGSIDIRLEVNKGIIEDVTIFGDFFGVGDVEEVAQHLIGTKYDRTAIGEVLKDLDIPTYFGGITEEDFLQLIY, from the coding sequence TTGTATTTTATCGACAATAAAGGAATTACAGATCCACGAATTAATTTAGCAATTGAAGAGTACGTATTAAAAAACATGGATATTGAAAAGGATGATTTTTTACTGTTCTATATCAATCAGCCTTCGATTATCATTGGCAAAAATCAAAATACCATTGAGGAAATTAACACAGACTACGTAGAAGCAAATGATATTTTAGTTGTTCGCCGTCTTTCTGGTGGTGGCGCAGTATACCATGATTTAAACAACTTAAATTTCAGCTTCCTTACAAAAGACGATGGAAACAGCTTCAGCAACTACAAAAAATTCACACAGCCTGTAGTAGATGCGCTTGCAAAATTAGGGGTAAACTCTGAATTATCCGGTCGTAACGATATTTTAGCTGAAGGTAAAAAAGTGTCTGGTAATGCGCAATACTCAACGCGTGGTCGTATGTTTAGTCACGGCACATTAATGTTTGATTTAGACATTGACGCTGTTGTGAATTCATTAAAAGTAAAACAAGACAAAATCGAATCAAAAGGCATTAAATCGGTTCGATCTCGTGTAGCGAACATTATTGATTTTTTACCTGAAAAAATTACTGTAGAACAGTTCCGCAGCGAAATTTTAAAATCTATTTTCGGTGGCGAAGAAAACATTCAATACTATGAGCTAACAGAGGAAGATTGGGAAAATATCCACGAAATTTCAAAAAATCGCTATCAATTATGGGAGTGGAATTACGGTAAATCACCACGATTTAATATCCAAAAAACAAAACGCTTCCCATCTGGTAGCATCGATATTCGACTAGAAGTGAACAAAGGGATTATTGAAGATGTAACCATTTTCGGTGATTTCTTTGGGGTTGGTGATGTAGAAGAAGTAGCACAGCACTTAATCGGTACAAAGTACGACCGTACAGCAATCGGGGAAGTGCTAAAAGATCTCGATATTCCAACATACTTTGGTGGGATTACAGAAGAGGATTTCTTACAGCTGATTTATTAA
- the yhfH gene encoding protein YhfH — protein sequence MLENVVEFFKNLPDKICVSCGDKIEEQSECYSNNCEKCNSL from the coding sequence ATGTTAGAAAACGTAGTGGAATTTTTCAAAAACTTACCAGATAAAATTTGCGTATCATGCGGTGATAAAATTGAAGAACAAAGCGAGTGCTACAGCAACAATTGTGAAAAATGCAACTCTCTTTAA
- a CDS encoding YhgE/Pip domain-containing protein, translating to MIKAEWLKIFKTKKMLISVIAVLFVPVMYSGMFLWAFWDPYSNLDSMPVAIVNEDKGTSMNGETMEMGQILVDTLVDSKQFQFEEIDAKDANQQLLDQKYYILIKIPENFSEHATTLLDEQPQKLVIDYIPNEGFNFLSAQIGESAMELIKAEVNKQVSTIYAESLFDSITQLGDGFVEAADGAGKLDEGAKKLADGADEFKGYLEQLASSSVELSEGTNTLTAGAQTAADGANELATGVAKIADGGKQLAAGAQTAADGANALQQGIMSYTNGVAQIAGGQKELTTGQANLAENLSLLTQGTANIDDKIKALADGSTNVAGGIDQLATQLEAIIPTLPEENQAALKTALSQLQAGSKQVSGGLNQLNDGTNGLDDKIAAISAGADKLYAGQQQVSAGVGQLQQNSAQLSDGATSLAEGTTTIANKLNELSAGATSASTGANELAQGLNTLADGSNKLNDGTSLLAEKSDELAQGSTTLVDGTKDLKDGTTTLTDKLSEAGEKADVNPTEDTYDMVSSPVEVEKEAVNHVPNYGTGFAPYFISLGLFVGALLISIVFPLVEPAIIPKTGASWFVSKVTVLMGVGIIQSLLSVAIVVWGLGLEVHSMPQFILTTILTSFTFLAIVQMLVSIFGDPGRFIAIIVLILQLTTSAGTFPIELVPEQLQIFNKILPMTFSVQGFKAAISTGDTTFLMFNWSLLAAVMLSCLVITFGYFALVHKKRYSKHHTEA from the coding sequence GTGATAAAAGCAGAATGGCTTAAAATTTTTAAAACAAAAAAAATGCTGATATCTGTAATTGCTGTACTTTTCGTGCCAGTCATGTATAGTGGCATGTTCTTATGGGCGTTTTGGGATCCGTACTCAAATTTAGATAGCATGCCCGTAGCAATTGTCAATGAAGACAAAGGTACTTCGATGAACGGTGAAACAATGGAAATGGGTCAAATATTAGTTGACACGCTCGTAGATAGTAAGCAATTTCAATTTGAAGAAATTGATGCAAAAGATGCCAATCAACAATTATTAGATCAAAAATATTATATCTTAATTAAAATTCCAGAAAACTTTTCTGAGCATGCCACAACTTTATTAGATGAACAACCACAAAAATTAGTGATTGATTACATTCCAAATGAAGGTTTTAACTTTTTAAGTGCTCAAATTGGTGAATCTGCAATGGAGCTTATTAAGGCGGAAGTAAATAAGCAAGTTTCCACAATCTATGCTGAAAGTTTATTCGATTCAATTACCCAACTTGGTGACGGTTTCGTTGAAGCAGCTGATGGCGCTGGAAAATTAGATGAAGGTGCAAAAAAATTAGCAGATGGTGCAGATGAATTCAAAGGTTATTTAGAGCAATTGGCTTCAAGTTCAGTTGAATTATCAGAAGGTACAAATACATTAACAGCGGGTGCACAAACAGCCGCAGATGGTGCTAATGAATTAGCAACCGGAGTAGCAAAAATTGCAGATGGCGGTAAACAATTAGCAGCCGGAGCACAAACAGCCGCAGATGGTGCTAATGCTTTACAACAAGGCATTATGAGCTATACGAATGGGGTTGCTCAAATAGCAGGCGGCCAAAAAGAGTTAACAACTGGCCAGGCTAATTTAGCAGAAAATTTATCATTACTAACACAGGGCACAGCCAATATTGATGACAAAATTAAAGCATTAGCTGATGGATCTACCAATGTAGCAGGAGGCATTGATCAATTAGCTACTCAGCTAGAAGCAATTATTCCAACGCTACCAGAAGAAAATCAAGCCGCATTAAAAACAGCATTGTCACAATTACAAGCAGGTAGTAAACAAGTAAGTGGTGGTTTAAACCAATTAAATGATGGTACGAACGGTTTAGACGATAAAATCGCGGCCATTAGCGCGGGTGCGGATAAATTATATGCGGGTCAACAACAAGTGAGTGCAGGTGTTGGACAGTTACAACAAAATTCTGCTCAACTTTCAGATGGTGCAACTTCTCTTGCAGAAGGCACTACAACAATCGCTAATAAGTTAAATGAATTAAGCGCAGGTGCAACAAGTGCTTCAACAGGAGCAAATGAATTAGCACAAGGGTTAAATACTTTAGCAGATGGCTCAAACAAATTAAATGATGGCACAAGCTTACTTGCCGAAAAATCAGATGAATTAGCACAAGGTTCTACTACATTAGTAGATGGTACAAAAGATTTAAAAGATGGAACTACTACATTAACTGATAAATTATCAGAAGCTGGTGAAAAAGCAGATGTTAATCCAACAGAAGATACGTATGATATGGTAAGTTCTCCAGTTGAAGTTGAAAAAGAAGCAGTAAACCATGTACCAAACTATGGTACAGGATTTGCACCATACTTTATTTCATTAGGGTTATTTGTAGGGGCATTATTAATTTCAATTGTTTTCCCACTTGTGGAACCAGCAATTATCCCAAAAACAGGCGCAAGTTGGTTTGTAAGTAAAGTGACTGTATTAATGGGTGTCGGTATTATTCAATCACTATTATCGGTAGCTATTGTTGTTTGGGGATTAGGACTAGAAGTTCATAGCATGCCACAGTTTATTTTGACAACAATTTTAACAAGCTTTACTTTCCTAGCAATTGTTCAAATGCTTGTGTCAATATTCGGTGACCCTGGCCGCTTTATAGCGATCATTGTGTTAATTCTACAATTAACAACAAGTGCAGGTACATTCCCAATCGAATTAGTACCAGAGCAATTACAAATCTTTAATAAAATTTTACCGATGACGTTCTCTGTTCAAGGCTTCAAAGCAGCTATTTCAACAGGTGATACAACATTCTTAATGTTCAATTGGTCATTATTAGCAGCCGTAATGCTGTCATGCTTAGTGATTACATTTGGTTACTTCGCATTAGTACACAAAAAACGTTATTCAAAACATCATACAGAAGCATAA
- a CDS encoding TetR/AcrR family transcriptional regulator — MDRRYEILQAATKSFSLFGYKATTIEQVAKIANVGKGTIYTFFSNKEELFQEVVFHLINEMKHETDQLIDTNASFMQNAHTALIKMLHFRERHMLFAKLIEEEKALRTPEVQQMLLKIEAEIISYVSMRIRNGITKDEIIDCNPEHVAYLLFKSYLAFIVDWQLTHHEPLKEQEILTLFSKTIFRGLAKKK, encoded by the coding sequence ATGGATCGTCGATATGAAATTTTACAAGCAGCTACAAAATCGTTCTCATTATTTGGTTACAAAGCGACGACTATTGAACAGGTAGCGAAAATCGCAAATGTCGGTAAAGGGACGATTTATACGTTTTTTTCAAATAAAGAAGAGCTATTTCAAGAGGTAGTATTTCATTTGATTAACGAGATGAAGCATGAAACAGATCAACTTATTGATACAAACGCAAGTTTTATGCAAAATGCGCATACCGCCTTAATAAAAATGCTCCACTTCCGAGAGCGACATATGCTATTTGCAAAATTGATTGAAGAAGAAAAAGCGCTACGTACACCAGAAGTACAGCAAATGCTTTTAAAAATTGAAGCAGAAATTATTTCGTATGTATCAATGCGTATTCGTAATGGGATTACTAAAGATGAAATAATTGATTGTAACCCTGAGCATGTAGCTTATTTATTGTTCAAATCATATTTAGCCTTTATTGTAGATTGGCAGTTGACACATCATGAGCCACTTAAAGAACAAGAGATTTTGACCTTATTCAGTAAAACAATTTTCCGTGGTTTAGCAAAGAAAAAGTAA
- a CDS encoding FixH family protein yields MKKWIYSVVAVPFLLFGCGEEELQTDANTEAPAIVEVEIQTATQLNSNETVQLAARITQNEEAVDDADEVKFEVWESGMREQGEMLIGELTSDGVYAVDYTFDHDGVYYMFAHTTARGMHVMPKHELVVGNPDMSKVLEDTSSNTMGHSEHKNEDKDKEKEKEEDHNH; encoded by the coding sequence ATGAAAAAATGGATTTATAGTGTTGTAGCAGTACCGTTTTTATTATTTGGCTGTGGTGAAGAAGAACTTCAAACGGATGCCAATACTGAAGCACCGGCAATTGTTGAAGTTGAAATTCAAACAGCAACGCAGTTAAATAGCAATGAAACGGTTCAATTAGCAGCACGTATTACGCAAAATGAAGAAGCGGTAGATGATGCCGATGAAGTGAAATTCGAAGTATGGGAATCAGGCATGCGTGAACAAGGAGAAATGCTAATTGGAGAATTAACGTCAGATGGTGTATACGCAGTGGATTATACATTCGATCATGACGGGGTTTACTATATGTTCGCTCATACAACAGCGCGTGGTATGCATGTCATGCCAAAGCACGAGCTTGTTGTAGGTAATCCAGATATGAGCAAGGTGTTAGAAGACACAAGCTCAAACACTATGGGGCATTCAGAACATAAAAACGAGGATAAAGACAAAGAAAAAGAAAAAGAAGAAGATCACAATCATTAA
- a CDS encoding sensor histidine kinase yields the protein MKKLSSKIWLLIVLFLSATIVFMYIFTNFLYVQLYVEDTKATMIEVGEKLQTKYTGGKVTDELIAEIDAYAAYSNLEIFAVRNPRELSACVPFDIDYDALIGVDERQQLLQGKAVTKIGYEERFERQIISVILPFTDQNRLEGIIYVYYPLAKISELAQQEVILLVTGAVMFLIVAAFFVYYGMRKILQPLAKLQRAVGKMTTGQYETRVMVTSNDEIGSLSAAFNQMAAAIQREDEAQKSFLATVSHELRTPISYVKGYSEAIQNGLVDVQQREEAIQIISREASRMERLTNELMQLARKDDITASEFDPLVLAENLRDAICLLSQQAMNKQIQIIQNFNEELIVLGDEQKQQQVWINVIENAIRYSHVQAQIIITTSKRENQAVITVQDFGIGIPKEDLPHVTERFYRVNKARSRADGGSGLGLSIVEQIVKQHNGTLKIESVSEQGTRVIVTLPLMEES from the coding sequence ATGAAAAAGCTGTCGTCAAAAATTTGGTTGCTGATTGTACTGTTTTTAAGTGCGACCATAGTGTTCATGTACATATTTACAAACTTTTTATATGTGCAACTTTATGTAGAAGATACGAAGGCCACAATGATTGAAGTAGGCGAAAAACTGCAAACAAAATATACAGGTGGAAAAGTTACGGACGAGCTCATAGCTGAAATTGATGCGTACGCCGCTTACTCAAATCTTGAAATTTTTGCGGTACGTAATCCACGTGAGCTAAGTGCCTGTGTTCCGTTTGATATTGATTATGATGCACTGATTGGTGTGGATGAAAGGCAGCAGCTGTTGCAGGGGAAGGCTGTTACGAAAATAGGTTATGAGGAACGTTTTGAACGTCAAATCATTTCTGTCATTTTACCATTCACAGACCAAAATCGTTTAGAGGGTATTATTTATGTGTATTATCCACTTGCTAAAATTTCAGAGCTAGCCCAACAAGAAGTGATTTTACTTGTAACGGGGGCGGTGATGTTCTTAATAGTTGCAGCGTTTTTTGTTTATTATGGCATGCGTAAAATATTGCAGCCACTTGCAAAATTACAGCGCGCAGTAGGGAAAATGACAACAGGTCAATATGAAACACGGGTAATGGTTACATCTAATGATGAGATTGGAAGTCTATCAGCAGCTTTTAACCAAATGGCAGCAGCTATCCAACGAGAAGATGAAGCGCAAAAATCCTTTTTAGCAACCGTTTCGCATGAACTGCGTACACCAATTAGCTATGTCAAGGGTTATAGTGAAGCTATTCAAAATGGACTAGTTGATGTGCAACAAAGAGAAGAGGCTATTCAAATTATTTCACGAGAAGCGTCGCGTATGGAACGTTTAACGAATGAGTTAATGCAGCTAGCACGAAAAGATGATATTACGGCAAGTGAATTTGATCCACTTGTGTTGGCCGAGAATCTGCGTGATGCGATTTGTTTATTGAGCCAACAAGCAATGAATAAGCAAATTCAAATTATCCAAAATTTTAATGAAGAACTCATCGTACTTGGCGATGAGCAAAAGCAACAACAAGTATGGATCAATGTGATTGAAAATGCGATTCGTTACTCACATGTGCAAGCACAGATTATCATTACAACGTCCAAACGAGAAAATCAAGCTGTAATTACAGTACAGGATTTTGGGATAGGTATCCCAAAAGAAGACCTACCTCATGTAACAGAGCGCTTTTATCGTGTGAATAAGGCGCGCAGTCGAGCAGATGGTGGCAGTGGACTAGGGCTGTCAATTGTAGAGCAAATTGTCAAACAACATAACGGAACATTAAAAATTGAAAGCGTAAGTGAACAAGGGACACGCGTAATCGTAACGCTCCCATTAATGGAGGAATCATGA
- a CDS encoding response regulator transcription factor yields MTTILIVDDEYNMRQLIDLVIVKSGFQTIHAENGAEAYQAISQHSIDLVLLDVMMPGEDGFEVCKAIHAMTMDKVPIIFLTARDAKDDKVKGLMIGGDDYIVKPFTAEELVARIYAVLRRTGTLIQETEVQFLQHGVIKLDEISRKVFIEDELIVLTLKEFELLYLFMKHPNNVYSREQLLEQIWDLNYSGGTRTVDTHIKTLRIKLGKKSKEASDYIQTVWGVGYRFEKDL; encoded by the coding sequence ATGACGACGATATTAATTGTTGATGATGAATATAATATGCGTCAGCTCATTGATTTAGTAATAGTAAAATCAGGCTTCCAAACGATTCATGCTGAAAATGGGGCAGAAGCCTATCAAGCAATAAGTCAACATTCGATTGATTTAGTGCTTTTAGATGTCATGATGCCTGGTGAAGATGGCTTTGAAGTATGTAAAGCGATTCATGCCATGACCATGGACAAAGTACCGATTATATTCTTAACGGCACGTGATGCGAAAGACGATAAAGTAAAGGGACTTATGATTGGTGGTGATGACTATATTGTAAAACCATTTACTGCAGAGGAATTAGTAGCACGTATTTACGCGGTATTAAGACGCACAGGGACTCTAATTCAAGAGACCGAAGTACAGTTCCTACAACACGGTGTAATTAAACTGGATGAAATTTCGCGCAAAGTATTTATAGAGGATGAATTGATTGTGTTGACATTAAAAGAGTTTGAACTGCTATATTTGTTTATGAAGCATCCGAATAATGTGTATTCCCGTGAACAGTTACTTGAGCAAATTTGGGATTTGAATTATTCTGGTGGCACGCGCACAGTAGATACGCATATTAAAACGTTGCGCATTAAATTAGGTAAAAAATCAAAGGAAGCAAGCGACTATATCCAAACCGTTTGGGGTGTAGGCTATCGCTTTGAAAAGGATTTATGA
- a CDS encoding YncE family protein has protein sequence MKFFKALFLVCCLFVLTGCNESVFDAIDEQQSFLASVNILEPSITFYDEDYALIATWDLDNTYTGATLVGTNAILLYGHQLDEAELYDLSSGKQIVKLKTGVGTTNALYDEQAHAIYLTNSKTNELTSYSITGELQQSLKLRNYPMSMALHENMLYVVNYKDTFLSVIDTTTFQAIDEWLIASSSQGALVVEATNELWLGGHGQGSKPNEMVQVFDLTTGVVKKEIAVPVMPITLIQQEQEVIIASHGSNMIYSTSLDGTINWQQEVAANPFSIVSFDGQLVVAGYDDQTLYVTEHANIIETVATGKGAFQLLVRE, from the coding sequence ATGAAATTTTTTAAAGCATTATTTTTAGTATGCTGCCTGTTTGTTTTGACTGGGTGTAATGAATCGGTTTTTGATGCAATTGATGAACAGCAAAGTTTTTTAGCTTCTGTCAATATTTTAGAACCTTCGATTACGTTTTATGATGAAGACTATGCATTGATAGCGACATGGGATTTGGATAATACATATACAGGGGCGACGTTAGTTGGAACAAACGCAATTTTGCTTTATGGCCATCAACTTGACGAGGCCGAACTCTATGACCTGTCATCAGGGAAGCAAATAGTCAAATTGAAAACAGGTGTTGGCACGACAAATGCACTTTATGATGAACAAGCACATGCCATTTATTTGACCAATAGTAAAACAAATGAATTAACAAGTTATTCAATAACGGGTGAGTTACAACAAAGTTTGAAGCTACGCAATTATCCAATGTCCATGGCGTTGCATGAAAATATGCTTTATGTTGTGAATTATAAAGATACATTCCTTTCCGTTATTGATACAACAACATTCCAGGCAATTGATGAGTGGCTGATTGCAAGTTCATCTCAAGGGGCACTTGTAGTGGAAGCGACAAATGAGCTTTGGTTAGGTGGGCATGGACAAGGAAGTAAGCCAAACGAAATGGTGCAAGTATTCGATTTAACAACAGGTGTGGTGAAAAAAGAAATTGCTGTACCGGTGATGCCGATCACATTAATACAGCAGGAACAAGAAGTAATTATTGCTAGTCATGGCTCGAATATGATTTATAGTACTTCGTTGGATGGAACTATCAATTGGCAACAAGAAGTTGCGGCTAATCCGTTTTCAATTGTTTCATTTGATGGTCAATTGGTTGTAGCAGGCTATGATGATCAAACGCTTTATGTAACAGAGCATGCGAATATTATTGAAACGGTTGCTACAGGAAAAGGTGCATTTCAGTTATTAGTAAGGGAGTGA
- the hemG gene encoding protoporphyrinogen oxidase, with amino-acid sequence MKVTLKRSKIVIVGGGITGLTTAYYLQQKAMEDDLSLEIVLIESSLRLGGKIHTVRKNGYIIERGPESFFDTSNSVHSLARDLKIEHKIIQNNNGRTFIAIGNKLHQIPSNLLLGGSPKILSVLTSNFLSLSGKIRAAGDLLLPKLSHEKDEPISDFFRRRFGKELVENLVEPVIAGTYAGDVDHVSMQSMFPQFYQLEKDYGSLLVGMKKTGRGIYALFDMPGEIHYESFDGGLETIVESLEAALTNVTILKGLKVDTIEKNTDLTQQLYLNDGTSIQADQIVVTTPFNVTKKIFRDSETLHNMDTMNYATIATVTLAFDREVVQKYTDAMNFFVSRNSDFAITTCTWSNRKFDHVAPEGHELIRVYIGRVGDESIVELSDSEIEKIVLQDLKKAIGLNERPSLMIVARWKESMPQYTIGHEERVQLLKAQFCKEFPNVYLTGSSYEGISIPDCVSQGKETAERIISQLTQGK; translated from the coding sequence ATGAAGGTGACTTTAAAAAGGAGTAAGATTGTAATCGTTGGCGGTGGAATTACGGGCTTAACGACGGCATACTATTTACAGCAAAAAGCGATGGAAGACGATTTATCATTAGAAATTGTGTTAATTGAATCGTCATTACGTCTAGGTGGAAAAATCCACACTGTTCGTAAAAATGGCTACATAATTGAACGTGGCCCTGAATCGTTTTTTGATACAAGTAACAGTGTTCATAGTTTAGCACGTGATTTAAAAATCGAACATAAAATTATACAAAATAATAACGGTCGAACATTTATCGCAATCGGCAACAAACTTCACCAAATCCCAAGTAATTTATTGCTTGGGGGGTCACCTAAAATCTTATCTGTGTTGACTTCGAATTTTCTTTCTTTAAGTGGTAAAATTCGCGCGGCTGGCGATTTACTTTTACCAAAATTATCGCATGAGAAGGATGAGCCTATTAGTGACTTTTTCCGTCGTCGTTTCGGCAAGGAACTGGTAGAAAATCTTGTCGAACCTGTGATAGCAGGAACTTATGCTGGTGATGTCGATCATGTAAGTATGCAATCTATGTTCCCGCAGTTTTACCAGTTAGAGAAAGATTATGGAAGCCTTTTAGTTGGAATGAAAAAGACAGGCAGAGGCATTTATGCGCTATTCGATATGCCAGGTGAAATTCATTATGAATCGTTTGATGGTGGATTAGAAACGATAGTGGAATCATTAGAAGCCGCATTAACAAACGTCACAATTTTAAAAGGCTTAAAAGTGGATACAATCGAAAAAAACACGGATTTAACACAACAGCTGTATTTAAATGATGGGACGTCCATTCAAGCTGATCAAATCGTTGTGACGACACCATTTAATGTAACAAAAAAAATATTCCGGGATTCGGAAACACTTCACAATATGGATACAATGAATTACGCAACGATTGCAACTGTCACACTAGCTTTTGATAGAGAAGTAGTGCAGAAGTATACCGATGCTATGAATTTCTTTGTGTCTCGTAATAGTGATTTTGCTATCACAACATGTACATGGAGCAATCGTAAATTCGACCATGTTGCACCTGAAGGACATGAATTAATACGAGTCTATATTGGACGTGTCGGTGATGAGTCGATTGTGGAATTGTCGGATAGTGAAATTGAAAAAATTGTGCTACAGGATTTAAAAAAGGCGATTGGCTTAAATGAGAGGCCATCATTAATGATAGTCGCACGTTGGAAAGAATCGATGCCACAGTATACAATTGGTCATGAAGAACGTGTTCAGCTATTAAAAGCACAGTTTTGCAAGGAATTTCCGAATGTCTATTTGACTGGTAGCTCATATGAAGGCATTAGTATTCCGGATTGTGTATCCCAAGGAAAAGAAACAGCCGAGCGAATTATCTCGCAGCTTACACAGGGGAAATAA
- the hemH gene encoding ferrochelatase encodes MKQVRGLLVMAYGTPYKEEDIERYYTHIRHGRKPSQEHIDDLTERYRAIGGISPLAKMTKAQAEALCARLNEVQDEVEYKLFIGLKHIEPFVEDAVEAMMNEGITEAVSIVLAPHFSTFSIKSYNGRAKEAAEKLGGTLNITSVEAWYNEPKFIEFWKQAVNGELAKMTEEERKTACLIVSNHSLPEKIKLAGDPYEEQLIETARLIEAASDIENVEVGWQSAGQTPEPWLGPDVQDLTKELYEQKGYKSFIYTPVGFVTEHLEVLYDNDIECKVVCDEIGASYYRPAMPNTHPLFIDAMVDAIDKKLAK; translated from the coding sequence ATGAAACAAGTACGTGGATTATTAGTCATGGCATATGGCACACCATATAAAGAAGAAGATATTGAACGTTATTACACACATATTCGTCACGGCCGCAAGCCATCACAAGAGCATATTGATGATTTAACGGAGCGTTACCGTGCAATTGGTGGGATCTCCCCACTTGCAAAAATGACAAAAGCACAGGCAGAGGCTCTTTGTGCACGCTTAAATGAGGTACAAGACGAAGTAGAATATAAATTATTCATTGGTTTAAAACATATCGAGCCATTCGTAGAAGATGCAGTAGAAGCAATGATGAACGAAGGCATTACAGAAGCGGTATCAATCGTACTTGCACCACACTTCTCAACATTCTCAATTAAATCTTATAACGGTCGTGCAAAAGAAGCGGCTGAAAAATTAGGTGGCACATTAAATATCACTTCTGTAGAAGCGTGGTATAACGAACCAAAATTCATTGAGTTTTGGAAACAAGCAGTAAATGGTGAATTAGCAAAAATGACTGAAGAAGAGCGTAAAACTGCGTGCTTAATCGTGTCTAACCATTCATTACCAGAAAAAATTAAATTAGCTGGCGATCCATATGAAGAGCAATTAATCGAAACAGCTCGTTTAATCGAAGCGGCTTCCGATATTGAAAACGTGGAAGTAGGTTGGCAATCAGCTGGTCAAACACCAGAACCATGGCTAGGGCCAGATGTACAAGATTTAACAAAAGAATTATATGAACAAAAAGGCTACAAATCATTCATTTATACACCTGTTGGTTTCGTAACAGAACACTTAGAAGTGCTTTACGATAACGATATTGAGTGTAAAGTAGTGTGTGATGAAATTGGCGCTAGCTATTATCGACCTGCAATGCCAAACACGCATCCGTTATTCATCGATGCGATGGTAGATGCAATCGATAAAAAATTAGCGAAATAA